The genomic stretch CATCCATGCTGTCTTCGTTGTATTTCATCGACTTGGTGTCCCAGCGCTGACCGTCTTCTGCCTTGAAGGTGCGCGGACGGTTTGTCCGCCATTTTGGTGAAAAGAGGTAAATCGTATCGGTCAGGTCGCGAAGGTGGATGGCCGACATCTGGCTGAGGTAAGGAACGCCATAGGATTTCAAGGAACCCACATAGGCCAGCACAGTGGTCGCCGCGAATACGACGCCGACGACACCAAAAAAAGACGCCCAGATCATAAAATAGTACTTCAATAGCCGCATCGCCTGCAGCATGGACAGGTTGGAGACAGTCAGGTTCGTGATGGCTGTGACAGCGACGATGATGACGATGATGTTAGAGGCCAGCTTCGACTGGACGGCCGCCTGGCCCAGGATCAGGCCGCCGACGATGGTGACGGCACCGCCGACAATGCGCGGAAGCCGCTGACTCGCCTCCAAGATGATGTCCAGCATGAGCAGCATGAGCAGCACCTCCACCGTCGGAGGGAAGGCGATCCCCTCGCGGGAGGCGGCCATGTTCAAGATCAGTTGGGAGCCGATGATCCCTGTCGGGAATTCGGTGAAGGAGATGTACAGAGCCGGGAGCATCATGGTCAGGTGATTGCCGACGATCATGCGCAAGATGCGGAAAAAAGTGACCAGGACAGGAGAATAGTAGTAGTCTTCCGGGGTGCGCCAGAAATCGATGAAGATGGCCGGCACCACCATAGCGGCCGGCGAATTGTCAATGAAAACGGCGATGCGGCCTTCCATCAAGGCAGCCGACACCCGGTCTGTCCGTTCGCTCGTCAGGCTGAGGGGAAAGATGTTGAAGGAACGCTTCTGCAGCAACAGCGACAATTCGGCCACATCATGAACCACATCGATATCGAGGCTTTTCAGGTCCTCCTTGACGGCGTCGATCCGCGGCGGGTAGGCGATCCCCTCCACATAGGCCACGACCGCCTTGGTCTTGCTCCGCCGCCCGATCGTCATCGACTCGACTCGCAAGCGTTCGTCCTTGATGTGCTTGCGCAACAAGGCCGTATTGACGCGAATGGCCTCGACAAACCCCTCGATAGGGCCGCGGATCACCTGTTCCGTGATGGGCTCGCCGACTGTCCGGTGTTCGTACTGGTGATTGAAGATGACAAGGCCTGATGACAACCCCTCGGCGAAGAGGAGCGTGTTACCGTCGAGAAGTTGGCTTTTGGCCTGATCAAGCGTTTTGATCTTCTGCCAGTTGGGGACGGAGATGACCATTTGCCCGAGTATCTCAAAGATATCAGAAGATTCATCCTGGGGCGGCGCACTCTGCAACGGTTCGATCACATGTAGGGCGAGTTCTTTTTTGTCGATCAGCCCTTCGATGGCGGCGAGGAGAAACTTCCGGCCCAGCGCTGGATTTTCGATCGGTCGAAAGAAGAGGTCTTTCGGCTCGCCGAGTGCCTTTTTGAGCGCATCCTTCGTCGCCTCCAGCGAGGCCGGCAGAGCCCGCTCCACCTTCCCGGAACGATCGTCTGGCGGCGGGATCTCATCTTTGCGGTGTTTATAGAGATAGGTTTCCCAAAAGCTCTGTTTATGCTCTTCCACTACGCCAGTTCACCCTCCAATAGCTTTTCCCCGAAGGATAAGGTGACATGCCCGTTCATTCAGCAAAAGCAGATGCCAAGACGGTCATAGACCAAAAGAGCTTCCGGTAGTGATAAACCACACTATCTGTTGTGATGGTTAATTTTTTGTTATAATTTCCGTGACGGCCCTTGAAAGGAAGGCACAGTCGGATCAACCGCCCTCGACAATTCCAAAACATTTCCGTTAAAATGGAAACAGGGCGCGCGATATCTGGAAACCCGAGAACAATAGGCATCTACCTGACAAGAGAGGGGTTTTCCAATTTGACTAGGTCGAAAAAGATCACGTTGGAGCTTTCACCGGAACGGATCCACTGGCTAGAAGGGCAGTCCGATTTGCATGGCGAACCGATTCCCGAGATCCTTTTGCGATTGATCGATGACGCCATCGCCCGCGATAACTTGGAACAACTCCGTCCCGAACTGGAATCTATGATCAAATCGACAGTGCGCAATGTGGTCGAAATGTCGATCACCCAAAAAACGATGGTCGCCGTCAAGCTCTTCGACGAAGCCGTCTCCCCTGCCATGAAGGCCTTCGGCAACCGGGTCACGGAAAGCGTCTTTAAGATGGCCGATCGGGTCGAACGCCTGGAAAAACAACTGTATGCCATGAACAAAGGCCAATTCCGCGACGGTGAATTACCTGAAGCAGAACCGACCGTCCCGAAAATGGCCGCCACCGTTACTGCAGCTGCCGCCTCACCTGTCCTCGACATCGCGTCGGCGCGGGCAGGTGAACCGATCAGCCCTTCCAGCGAACGCCCCCGCAAGGAAGGTGTCTTGGTCGATTTGCGCGACCATCTCACCGGGGGCAACTGGCCGGAGTAAAAAAGGGTCATCGCCATTTTCCCGGCTGCAGCAAAAAAGACCCCCCGATGTTCGTGGACACCACGTATCATCGGGGGGCCTTTTTTGCTGCCGATTCTTATCGGTATGTTTCCGGCTTTTTCGCTGACCTCTGCGTAGACGCACTTACTTCGGACGGTAGGTCCCCCGGATCCAGCGGTACAGATCATCATATATCGCTCGGATCTTAGGATCGCTGCTGTTGCTCACCCGCACAAGGGTTTTCGAGCCGGCGTAGTAGGCGTTGGTCATATCCCCATCGACACCGAGCTGGTGCGCCCTATCCAGTTGCTTGTAAAAAGCGTTATAGTGGCTGACCGAATCGAAAACCTGGTCGCTGATCTCCAGTTCCATGCCGAGGCGGTACTTCTTCGCCAGCGCCGCCGTCCGGTCCATCCGCTCATCAGGCTTGATCTCGTCCGCATAGTAGTTGGGTTGCAGAAGCACGTACTCGAAACCGTAAGAGCGCCAGTTTTCATAGCCCTTCGCGCCGTAAAAAGGGATCCAGTAGAAGTCGCGGTTGTCAGCCCGGACGATGCGCGCAGCCCCCTGCACCAGCTGCGTCTCATCGGGGATGTGGCCGTCGATTGTTTCAGCGTACCAGTAGATCCCGGCCAGTTCGAGATTATCGAACCTGGCGGCTTGCCAACGCTCGTTCAGCTCCTTATAATACCATTTCAGCGCCGCCAGCCGGTTGGCCAGCGCCTGTTCGCGACCCACATGGGCGGGATCGAAGGAAAGAGAGGGGCTTTTTTCTGCCAGGTTGCCGAAGTTCCGTTCCTGGCTGTCCGGATAAGGCAGGGTAAGAATCACCTTCACTGTATGGGCCGTCCCCAGGATACGGTTCATCTCGGCAACCGCCTCGTTGAGCGCGCTCAACTGGATGCCGGGGGTGAAGAGATCGTCCAGGTAAGCGATCCACTTTTCCTTGACGCTGCCCGTTTCCCTGTAGGGGAGAAAGAGCATCGTGTCAAACATCCGATCCCGGTAGCCCTGGCGGTTTCGGTAGGCAATCATGGGAAGGAAGTCGTCACTCGTCCAGGTTCCGGCTTTTCCGTGGTGACCTGTGTACACGAGCAGAATGTCGTTGACGCCGGGGATTTGAAGATAGCCCTTCGCCGTTTTGACGACCTGATCATCGGGGCTCAGCAGCACCGGTTTCGCCGGCGATGGGGCGGCCTCGACGGTCAAGCGCCGCGCAAAGGTCCAGCCATCGACAGGGAAGCTGAGCTTTATGTAACGCGTATTTAAGGCCGGGAAGCGAAAGCCCAGAACACGCTGTTGCACCGTGCCATCAGAGGGAGAAAGGCTGTGGCGTACCTCACCCAGGTAAAACCAGTTCTGCCCATCCGGAGAAAGAGCCCCTTGCATGTGCGAAGGCATCTGGATCCCTGCCT from Heliomicrobium modesticaldum Ice1 encodes the following:
- a CDS encoding DUF4855 domain-containing protein, whose product is MKRKLLASCMAAWVLAGSGLVLLTVAFASPGEAEPALLQPAADRPSALPINAQTEPALRRIDFFSRLSNALGVLPIFPPTASFVDVTPTSPDFGAVEALARLGLISGISPGRLGADEVMRRQDAALLLWRALGDRQEQGYGDPLIDEGEIADYARQAVRYAVQKGWLQAREGRFRPCDGLTLSETERMMERLRMDRKAQALRAIAVTSKRQVGLWPDEMKAVELPPGHPEQWTPEKGVPLGFTPVFGVDDPKLGRLSGDGGFTLGPQAKRGLVTVNAGLTSYPLEVDAYTASRPRTTPPASGERAKEEKRSGEGPLAPTAFSVQVSQHAPDLAFQQLESKHYPGPQGGLASPDETWTGFLRQEGRDVLIDLQRLRSVTGLSLEFLQDKQAGIQMPSHMQGALSPDGQNWFYLGEVRHSLSPSDGTVQQRVLGFRFPALNTRYIKLSFPVDGWTFARRLTVEAAPSPAKPVLLSPDDQVVKTAKGYLQIPGVNDILLVYTGHHGKAGTWTSDDFLPMIAYRNRQGYRDRMFDTMLFLPYRETGSVKEKWIAYLDDLFTPGIQLSALNEAVAEMNRILGTAHTVKVILTLPYPDSQERNFGNLAEKSPSLSFDPAHVGREQALANRLAALKWYYKELNERWQAARFDNLELAGIYWYAETIDGHIPDETQLVQGAARIVRADNRDFYWIPFYGAKGYENWRSYGFEYVLLQPNYYADEIKPDERMDRTAALAKKYRLGMELEISDQVFDSVSHYNAFYKQLDRAHQLGVDGDMTNAYYAGSKTLVRVSNSSDPKIRAIYDDLYRWIRGTYRPK
- a CDS encoding spore germination protein, with product MEEHKQSFWETYLYKHRKDEIPPPDDRSGKVERALPASLEATKDALKKALGEPKDLFFRPIENPALGRKFLLAAIEGLIDKKELALHVIEPLQSAPPQDESSDIFEILGQMVISVPNWQKIKTLDQAKSQLLDGNTLLFAEGLSSGLVIFNHQYEHRTVGEPITEQVIRGPIEGFVEAIRVNTALLRKHIKDERLRVESMTIGRRSKTKAVVAYVEGIAYPPRIDAVKEDLKSLDIDVVHDVAELSLLLQKRSFNIFPLSLTSERTDRVSAALMEGRIAVFIDNSPAAMVVPAIFIDFWRTPEDYYYSPVLVTFFRILRMIVGNHLTMMLPALYISFTEFPTGIIGSQLILNMAASREGIAFPPTVEVLLMLLMLDIILEASQRLPRIVGGAVTIVGGLILGQAAVQSKLASNIIVIIVAVTAITNLTVSNLSMLQAMRLLKYYFMIWASFFGVVGVVFAATTVLAYVGSLKSYGVPYLSQMSAIHLRDLTDTIYLFSPKWRTNRPRTFKAEDGQRWDTKSMKYNEDSMDDV